The following proteins come from a genomic window of Coriobacteriia bacterium:
- a CDS encoding arsenic resistance protein — protein sequence MLTGLSKQLVILIPLAMILGLVAGKLFDLSGAKVLVLPLTMFMVYPMLVNFRPVQAFNMKDSKAVGIAMALDFVALPLIAWGLAMLFFRDEPGLYVGMVLAGLFPTSGMTISWTGFAKGNVAAAVKMTVIGLIAASLLAPLYLSAFAGKVVPVDLLGVLQTVLLVVGVPMVAGVLTRVAITRRVGQERFTKEIAPIFPGVSTLGVLAIVFVAIGLKAQMILGNPRMILVIAVPLVIFYGVNFVLSTVIGRAMLPRGDAIAVVYGTVMRNLSIALGIAVAQFGPEAALVLALAYIVQVQSAAWYVKATDRVFGPVAPVAIADAPVIP from the coding sequence ATGCTCACGGGACTGTCCAAGCAGCTCGTCATCTTGATCCCGCTGGCCATGATCCTTGGGCTGGTGGCGGGCAAGCTCTTCGACCTGTCGGGCGCCAAGGTGCTCGTGCTCCCGCTCACGATGTTCATGGTCTACCCGATGCTCGTGAACTTCCGCCCCGTCCAGGCCTTCAACATGAAGGACTCCAAGGCGGTCGGTATCGCGATGGCACTCGACTTTGTCGCTCTGCCGCTCATCGCCTGGGGTCTCGCGATGCTCTTCTTCCGTGACGAGCCCGGACTGTACGTGGGGATGGTGCTCGCGGGGCTGTTCCCCACAAGCGGCATGACGATCTCGTGGACGGGATTTGCCAAGGGCAACGTCGCAGCCGCGGTCAAGATGACCGTCATCGGACTGATCGCTGCATCGCTGCTGGCGCCGCTGTACCTCTCGGCGTTCGCCGGCAAGGTCGTGCCCGTCGATCTGCTCGGCGTGCTGCAGACGGTGTTGCTCGTGGTGGGCGTGCCCATGGTCGCAGGCGTGCTGACGCGCGTCGCGATCACTCGCAGGGTGGGGCAGGAGCGCTTCACCAAGGAGATCGCTCCCATCTTCCCGGGCGTGTCGACGCTCGGCGTGCTCGCGATCGTGTTCGTGGCGATTGGCTTGAAAGCGCAGATGATCCTGGGCAATCCCCGGATGATTCTGGTCATCGCGGTGCCGCTCGTGATCTTCTACGGGGTCAACTTCGTCCTCTCAACGGTCATCGGCCGAGCGATGCTCCCGCGCGGTGACGCGATCGCGGTCGTCTATGGCACGGTCATGCGTAACCTCTCGATCGCACTCGGTATCGCGGTGGCGCAGTTTGGTCCGGAGGCTGCGCTCGTGCTCGCGCTCGCCTACATCGTCCAAGTTCAGTCCGCGGCATGGTATGTGAAGGCCACCGATCGGGTATTTGGTCCAGTGGCGCCCGTGGCAATCGCCGACGCCCCTGTGATACCCTAG
- a CDS encoding dinitrogenase iron-molybdenum cofactor biosynthesis protein: MKIAIPSNGAGGLDAERSAHFGHADSFTVVEVTDGSIAGSEVVVNPPHEHGGCGMTVAMLARAGVSTAIVVGMGGGPLRAMSANGMTPLFDDVSPTPRAAVEAFLGGKRIEFGADNACQGH, from the coding sequence CTGAAGATCGCGATTCCTTCGAATGGCGCCGGCGGTTTGGATGCAGAACGCTCCGCGCACTTCGGTCACGCTGATTCGTTCACTGTCGTTGAGGTCACGGACGGTTCAATCGCCGGAAGCGAAGTCGTCGTCAACCCGCCGCACGAGCACGGCGGCTGCGGGATGACGGTTGCGATGCTGGCCCGAGCCGGCGTCAGCACGGCCATCGTCGTCGGTATGGGCGGCGGTCCGCTTCGCGCGATGAGCGCCAACGGCATGACGCCCCTGTTCGACGATGTGTCGCCCACGCCGCGTGCGGCGGTCGAGGCGTTCTTGGGCGGTAAGCGCATCGAGTTCGGTGCGGACAACGCCTGCCAAGGGCACTAA
- a CDS encoding OsmC family protein, producing MDVVNARWTKKRQFVGWDSKQHGIVMDTPATGTGEGTGWRPVELLLLGMAGCTGVDVVSILEKKREDVRGVEIEVRGEPFVDDYPHYYETIEVIYTVTGVGIKPSSVAQAIQLSEEKYCSVKGSLGPQVNVTTRFEIVEFEPSIGPKDRD from the coding sequence ATGGATGTCGTCAACGCTCGTTGGACCAAGAAGCGCCAGTTTGTCGGCTGGGACTCCAAGCAGCACGGCATCGTGATGGACACGCCGGCGACCGGTACCGGCGAAGGCACCGGATGGAGGCCCGTCGAGTTGCTCCTTCTCGGCATGGCGGGATGCACCGGTGTCGACGTCGTCTCGATCCTCGAGAAGAAGCGCGAGGACGTACGCGGCGTTGAGATCGAGGTTCGCGGCGAGCCGTTCGTCGACGACTACCCCCACTACTACGAGACCATCGAGGTCATCTACACCGTGACCGGCGTCGGCATCAAGCCGAGCTCTGTTGCCCAGGCGATCCAGCTCTCCGAGGAGAAGTACTGCTCGGTGAAGGGCAGCCTCGGCCCGCAGGTCAACGTGACCACTCGCTTCGAGATCGTGGAGTTCGAGCCGTCCATCGGCCCCAAGGACCGCGACTAG
- a CDS encoding zinc ribbon domain-containing protein: MPEYDYKCTECECQFSVNKRIAEATREEPCPECGEKTRRVWSVPSVASSACSGGGSSSGGGGG; this comes from the coding sequence GTGCCGGAGTACGATTACAAGTGCACCGAGTGTGAGTGCCAGTTCAGTGTGAACAAGCGCATCGCCGAGGCGACGCGAGAGGAACCGTGCCCTGAGTGCGGCGAGAAGACTCGGCGCGTGTGGTCGGTCCCATCTGTCGCGAGCTCGGCGTGCAGCGGTGGTGGAAGCAGCAGTGGTGGCGGGGGCGGTTGA
- a CDS encoding CPBP family intramembrane metalloprotease: MQDISTEVDAPVVQAVGESVTQEPPQRVRWGLVALFYAIAFGLAALISVIAARMGGNVFVNPAVQWLIAFLYMPAPLIAGLVVEAVAKRGFLVSKVFVQFKPRIVRVVLVGLGWWAFLMIGVIGVGFLLGNVARIPGMGVLPTDQASFLAGLKLLLPAGYELTPDMLAQMPPWWIIYVQVAVAGIVAGFTINALFAFGEEYGWRGVLQDLLAPLGEFKANVLIGLMWGVWHAPIIVMIGYNYPGQPLLGSITMTLVLVPFAFVEYQSRRLTGSLLGPAVVHGMYNASAGIFLFAVGRNALLGFPLGAAAFVMFAIAAWAMAVLPIKPLPLPGSAGVYPQDRVVP, encoded by the coding sequence GTGCAGGACATATCGACCGAAGTTGACGCGCCCGTCGTGCAGGCAGTGGGGGAGTCAGTCACCCAAGAGCCTCCGCAGCGCGTCCGATGGGGACTCGTCGCCCTCTTCTACGCCATCGCGTTTGGGCTTGCGGCGCTGATTTCAGTCATTGCAGCGCGTATGGGCGGCAACGTCTTCGTGAATCCGGCGGTGCAGTGGCTCATCGCGTTCCTGTACATGCCCGCACCGCTCATCGCCGGTCTGGTGGTCGAGGCGGTCGCCAAGCGCGGGTTCTTGGTCAGCAAGGTGTTCGTGCAGTTCAAACCACGCATCGTGCGTGTCGTTCTCGTAGGACTCGGCTGGTGGGCCTTCCTGATGATCGGGGTCATCGGCGTCGGATTCCTGCTGGGAAACGTGGCGCGCATCCCTGGGATGGGAGTGCTACCCACCGATCAGGCGTCATTCCTCGCAGGCCTGAAGTTGCTGCTTCCCGCAGGATACGAGCTCACGCCTGACATGCTGGCTCAGATGCCGCCATGGTGGATCATCTATGTGCAGGTCGCAGTCGCCGGTATCGTCGCGGGCTTCACGATCAACGCGCTGTTCGCGTTTGGCGAGGAGTACGGCTGGCGGGGCGTGTTACAAGACCTGCTCGCGCCGCTCGGCGAGTTCAAGGCGAACGTGCTCATCGGCTTGATGTGGGGCGTGTGGCACGCGCCCATCATCGTGATGATCGGCTACAACTATCCGGGCCAGCCGCTGCTCGGCTCGATTACGATGACGCTGGTCCTGGTGCCGTTCGCGTTCGTCGAGTACCAGTCGCGCCGTCTCACGGGATCGCTGCTCGGGCCGGCTGTCGTGCACGGCATGTACAACGCCTCGGCCGGGATCTTCCTGTTCGCCGTGGGGCGGAATGCGCTTCTCGGGTTCCCGCTTGGGGCTGCGGCGTTCGTCATGTTCGCGATTGCCGCGTGGGCGATGGCTGTGCTGCCGATCAAGCCGTTGCCGCTGCCGGGATCAGCGGGCGTGTACCCGCAGGACCGCGTCGTCCCGTAG